In Arachis hypogaea cultivar Tifrunner chromosome 17, arahy.Tifrunner.gnm2.J5K5, whole genome shotgun sequence, a single window of DNA contains:
- the LOC112763234 gene encoding uncharacterized mitochondrial protein AtMg00860-like — translation MLQILKERKLYAKLSKCEFWKDEVQFLGHVVSKQGIAVDPSKVEALTRKDAPFVWTSECEESFQALKQKLTTGPVLVLPEPNESFEVYCDVSLKGLGCMLMQHHNMVAYASR, via the exons ATGTTGCAGATACTAAAGGAAAGGAAACTTTATGCGAAACTATCCAAATGTGAATTCTGGAAAGACGAGGTCCAGTTTTTGGGCCATGTAGTTAGTAAACAGGGGATAGCTGTAGACCCATCTAAGGTGGAGGCG ttaacccgcaaggaCGCGCCCTTTGTTTGGACTTCTGAGTGTGAGGAGAGCTTTCAAGCGTTGAAGCAAAAGTTGACCACCGGgcctgtgttggtgttacctgagCCAAATGAATCATTTGAGGTATACTGTGATGtctcactaaagggtctagggtgcatgctgatgcagcatcataacaTGGTGGCATATGCCTCACGgtag